A stretch of Fusarium fujikuroi IMI 58289 draft genome, chromosome FFUJ_chr10 DNA encodes these proteins:
- a CDS encoding probable RCO3 glucose transporter, translating into MMLLGMGWHKPDNFAGSSSWAITIGLFVASGGLLFGYDLGVINGILAMAVFKDHFSTNQSCKDDQGHIDLCPEDSSLIVAILSGGAVIGALVAAPSGDSIGRRKTLLAAVTTFCIGAIFQICARATPMLLVGRLLAGVAVGAISVLVPLYQSETAPKWIRGTIICMYQFSITVGILTATTINVGTSNIDSGAAYRIPLGIQLVPGLILACGIVYLPETPRFLVKKGRLLEAEVSLSRFRRLDKTHPALVDELQEIIANHQYELTLGLDTYKALFARNSSLGRRTMTGCGLQMLQQLTGINFVMYYGTTFFSNAGVNKPFLTNLAMIIINCVCTVPGLIVIESWGRRKLLMAGALGMGISQLLIAAVYSATQDKMEKSHGGAANMVLVVFCALNIFPLKVRAKAMSVSTTANWLLNFGVAYAPPYILGRGANAFGLKIFFIWGSCCLLSIAFVWLMVYETSKMTLEQIDEMYERVRHAWESPGFNPTWSFQQMQNAGWAANEQPEQQAGDGHSASNVNSTDDESHETAPIRPDNSHGSTTPMVNLDFSY; encoded by the exons ATGATGCTGCTCGGCATGGGCTGGCATAAGCCTGACAACTTTGCCGGGTCGTCGAGTTGGGCTATCACGATTGGCTTGTTTGTTGCGTCGGGCGGGTTGTTGTTTGGCTATGATCTGGG CGTCATCAATGGCATCCTCGCCATGGCCGTCTTCAAAGACCACTTCAGCACCAATCAATCCTGCAAAGACGACCAAGGCCACATCGATCTCTGCCCCGAAGACTCATctctcatcgtcgccattCTCAGTGGTGGAGCAGTCATCGGCGCTTTAGTCGCAGCTCCATCTGGCGACAGCATCGGGCGGCGGAAGACATTGCTCGCAGCTGTCACCACATTTTGCATTGGAGCCATCTTTCAAATATGTGCTCGAGCAACACCAATGTTATTAGTCGGGAG GTTACTTGCTGGCGTTGCAGTCGGAGCTATTTCCGTTCTCGTCCCTCTCTATCAGTCCGAGACTGCGCCGAAATGGATACGCGGGACCATCATATGCATGTATCAATTCTCCATCACGGTGGGGATATTAACTGCGACTACTATTAACGTCGGCACATCCAATATCGACAGCGGTGCCGCATACCGAATACCACTTGGCATCCAGCTCGTTCCCGGCCTCATCCTCGCCTGCGGTATTGTCTATCTCCCCGAGACTCCCCGCTTTCTCGTTAAGAAAGGGCGTTTACTAGAAGCAGAAGTATCTCTAAGTCGTTTTCGCAGACTGGATAAGACGCATCCCGCTCTGGTGGATGAGCTTCAAGAGATTATTGCGAATCATCAGTATGAACTAACCCTCGGTCTCGATACATACAAAGCCCTCTTCGCGAGAAACTCCTCCCTTGGCCGTCGGACCATGACTGGCTGTGGGCTACAGATGCTGCAACAATTAACTGGTATCAACTTCGTCATGTATTACGGAACCACATTCTTCAGCAATGCCGGGGTCAACAAGCCCTTTCTTACCAACCTagccatgatcatcatcaactgcgTTTGCACAGTGCCTGGTCTCATTGTAATTGAATCATGGGGAAGGCGAAAGCTCCTCATGGCTGGCGCTCTGGGCATGGGCATTTCTCAGTTGCTGATAGCAGCTGTGTACTCGGCAACCCAGGACAAGATGGAAAAGTCTCATGGAGGGGCCGCTAACATGGTCCTTGTCGTCTTTTGTGCTCTCAAC ATCTTCCCGCTCAAAGTACGCGCAAAGGCCATGTCTgtatcaacaacagcaaactGGCTCTTGAACTTTGGAGTAGCCTACGCGCCACCATACATCCTCGGCAGAGGCGCAAACGCATTCGGactcaagatcttctttaTCTGGGGGTCGTGCTGTCTCCTTTCCATTGCTTTTGTATGGTTGATGGTATACGAAACTAGCAAAATGACCCTGGAGCAGATTGACGAGATGTATGAGAGAGTGAGGCATGCCTGGGAGAGTCCGGGATTCAACCCGACATGGAGCTTTCAACAGATGCAGAATGCGGGATGGGCAGCGAATGAGCAGCCCGAGCAACAGGCTGGCGATGGACATTCGGCATCGAACGTCAACTCGACAGACGACGAGAGTCATGAAACGGCACCGATAAGGCCGGATAATTCACACGGATCCACGACTCCAATGGTGAATTTGGATTTTAGttactaa
- a CDS encoding related to novobiocin biosynthesis protein novR, with the protein MPPSAQVNEQPQEFKKTPLQLISQGVCLPGIPKHPTFALQRQWQLEKMALAFRVFARLGYTDGMAGHISVRDPENPHTFWTNPLAVHFGMLKASDMILVDYEGNPIGGNMSRTANAAGFLIHSAVHKARPDVVAACHTHSVHGMAWSVFGRRIEMITQDAAYLYGDAQTVYRDFGGVVVTEEEGDKIGAALGTKGKAMILQNHSLLTTSTTVDEAYFLMTLIERACQCQLLAEAAAANGIQKVLISDASAKYTFENSSDPETLYWEGQPDLEYEEYLCKGEHKL; encoded by the exons ATGCCCCCTTCAGCGCAAGTTAACGAACAACCTCAAGAGTTTAAAAAGACTCCCTTGCAATTAATCTCACAAGGCGTCTGTCTCCCCGGCATCCCCAAACACCCCACGTTCGCGTTGCAAAGGCAATGgcagttggagaagatggcgctTGCTTTTCGTGTCTTTGCAAGATTGGGTTACACAGACGGTATGGCTGGCCATATTTCCGTTCGAGACCCTGAGAATCCACACACATTCTGGACA AACCCCTTGGCAGTGCATTTTGGCATGTTGAAAGCTAGCGATATGATCCTTGTTGACTACGAAGGCAATCCGATCGGAG GAAACATGAGTCGAACAGCAAATGCTGCCGGTTTCCTCATTCACAGCGCAGTTCACAAGGCTCGACCAGATGTTGTTGCCGCATGCCATACCCACAGCGTGCATGGCATGGCGTGGAGTGTCTTTGGACGACGTATAGAGATGATTACACAAGACGCTGCCTACCTCTACGGCGATGCCCAGACTGTTTACCGC GACTTTGGAGGTGTTGTCGtcactgaagaagaaggtgacAAGATCGGTGCTGCTTTAG GAACCAAGGGCAAGGCTATGATCCTACAAAACCATAGTCTCCTTACGACTAGCACAACAGTCGATGAGGCCTACTTCCTCATGACTCTTATAGAGCGGGCCTGTCAATGCCAGTTACTTGCCGAGGCTGCTGCAGCTAACGGTATCCAGAAGGTTCTTATTTCTGATGCAAGCGCAAAGTATACCTTTGAGAACTCAAGTGACCCAGAAACATTATACTGGGAGGGCCAGCCTGACCTAGAATATGAGGAATATTTATGTAAGGGTGAGCATAAGCTATAA
- a CDS encoding putative alcohol dehydrogenase Bli-4, whose translation MSSIVDSVKNTIAENFGGPAEKLATRQFSLAETPDLINKVAVVTGGSEGIGYGVTHTLLSHNISKLFILSISEDVVNGAKKSVAEELGQEKADRTEWIQCDLSDWAEVKKAAEQIKKSTDRLDILVNNAGRGIMTYQLSKYGVDQHMAVNHFGHVLLTSYLLELLKKTADEHGTVRIVNLASNAHQGAPSDVKFESLDELNQDLGPNPQYGRSKLAAILYSRYLDRHVTKAGNPKILVNATHPGFVSTRQSVEHIHEAYPLAGYAMSIGMEPFKKDQFQGATSSVFAATITDKSGQYICPPAVPESGNELSQNEQLGEQLMELTREVISDKFESFDDRRFY comes from the exons ATGTCTTCCATCGTAGACAGCGTCAAG AACACCATCGCCGAGAACTTCGGTGGACCAGCCGAAAAGCTCGCAACCCGTCAATTCTCGCTCGCCGAAACGCCCGACCTAATCAACAAAGTCGCCGTCGTCACCGGTGGCAGCGAAGGTATCGGCTACGGCGTCACACACACCCTCCTCTCCCATAATATcagcaagctcttcatcctctccatctccgAAGACGTTGTTAACGGCGCCAAAAAGTCCGTCGCTGAGGAACTCGGCCAAGAGAAGGCTGATCGTACAGAGTGGATCCAGTGCGATTTGAGCGATTGGGCTGAAGTGAAGAAAGCAGCTGAGCAGATCAAGAAGTCGACTGATCGCTTGGATATTCTTGTTAATAATGCGGGAAGGGGAATCATGACGTATCAGCTTTCGAAGTATGGTGTTGATCAGCATATGGCTGTGAACCATTTTGGTCATGTTCTTTTGACTTCTTATTTGCTTGAActtttgaagaagacggcTGATGAGCATGGGACAGTGAGGATTGTTAACCTGGCTTCTAATGCGCATCAGGGGGCGCCCAGCGATGTCAAGTTTGAGAGTCTGGATGAGCTGAACCAGGATCTTGGACCGAATCCTCAGTATGGGCGATCCAAGCTGGCTGCTATTTTATACAGTCGGTATTTGGATCGTCATGTCACCAAGGCTGGAAATCCCAAGATCTTGGTGAATGCCACGCACCCCGGATTCGTCAGCACCAGACAGAGTGTTGAGCATATTCATGAAGC ATATCCGCTTGCTGGATATGCCATGTCGATTGGCATGGAGCCCTTCAAGAAGGATCAATTCCAGGGCGCCACTAGTTCAGTCTTCGCTGCGACCATCACTGATAAGTCGGGACAGTATATCTGTCCTCCTGCTGTACCTGAGTCGGGTAATGAGCTTTCGCAGAATGAGCAGCTTGGCGAACAGTTGATGGAGTTGACGAGAGAGGTTATCAGCGACAAGTTTGAGAGCTTTGACGATCGAAGGTTTTATTAG